The sequence AGTCGGGCTCCTGGATCTCCTACGCCGAGACCCGCCTGGGCCAGGGACGCGAGGCGGCGCGCCAGCTGCTCAAGGACAATCCCGATCTGTGCGCCGAGATCGAAAAGAAGATCCGCAAGAAGCTCGGACTCCTGCGGGAGGACCCGGCCGCCTCGGCGGCCGCGCCGGGCGCCGCGGGCAAGGGCGAGAAGGAGGAGGAGAAGAAGGGACGCATGCCTTCGCCTCCCGATCGTCCCACGCGCCCCCCTTCCCTGCGCGCCTGAGCCAATCGCAGCATCACAAAGCGGGGCCGCCTTCGCCGGCGGCCCCGCTTTTTTTGTTCACGAGCGGGTCGCCTCTCCCCCGGCGATTGATCCAGGGACCACAAGCTTCCCCATGATCAAGTGCCGGCCGTTGACACGCGGCGCTCTTGCCGTCGCGTCCAACGGTGCCCCAGCCGGGGCGATTTATCCAGGGACCACAAGCTTCCCCATGATCAAGTGCCGGCCGTTGACGCGCGGCGCTCTTGCCGTCGCGTCCAACGGTGCCCCAGCCCGGGCTCAACCTCCGATATGGTACGGGAAATGCACACAATTCGCGTCGGGGAGCCATTTTGCGAATGGTGACCGGCATGGCAGCTCACCGGTCCAGCCAGGTCCTCAAGGAGAGCGCGCCTCGCTCGTTTGCCGCTCTGGTGGCCGAGTTCCTGGAGAAGCACGCCCGCCAGCGCCGCCACTACCCTACCTATAAGGTGAACTCGAACCGCTTGCTGGAGCATTTCAGGGGGAAGGACCTTCAAGAGATCGGTCCGGCCCAGGTGGAGGACTATCTGTCGTCCCGTCTGGCCACCGGAATCAGCCGGGCCACGGCCAATCGCGAAAGAGCCCTGCTGTCGGGCATTTTTTCCTTCGCCATCCGCCGGGGCTACTATGCGGGCGACAACCCCTGCCGCAAGGTGAAGCCCTTTCCCGAATCTCCCGGGCGCGATCGGTATCTCACCCCCGAGGAGGCCGAGGCACTCGTCGGAGCGGCCTCGCCCCGTCTCCGCCCGATCCTGATCACTGCGCTGCACACCGGCGGGCGCCTGTCGGAGGTCCTGTCGCTGCGCTGGACCGACCTCGACTTTATCCACGGCATCGTCTACTTCGACCGAAGCTCGACCAAGTCCGGCCGGCAGCGCGAAGTGCCGATGACGCCCGAGCTGGCGGGCGTGCTCGAAGCGTGGCGCGGCCGGCGACGGCGTGCCGGACAGACCGAGGAGTACGTATTCACCTATCGAGGCAAGCGCGTCCGCGGCGTGCGCCGGTCGTTCGCCCGCGCGCGCGAGGCGGCGGGGCTCGGCCCGGAGGTCGGCTTCCACACCCTGCGTCACACCTTCGCGTCCTGGTACGTGATCAACGGAGGCGACCTGCTACGGCTGCAGCGCTTCCTCGGGCATTCCACCCTGGCGTTGACCCAGCGCTATGCCCATCTGTCGAAGGAGTTCATCAAGGCGGGACTGCAGTTCATCGGCGCGCCGGCCAAGGATCGCTGAGCCGCCGCAAAATGCCTCGAAAAGCGGTTGACGTTTGGGTCGCGGATGCTATGTTGGGTCGCATGAAACGTCCGCGCCGTGCGACCGTTCGCCTCGACCCGGAGCTGCATCGGGCCCTGCGCGAGGAAGCGGCCCGCAACGACCGGAGCATCTCCGAGCTGGTGAACACGACCCTGCGCCGAACCCTCGGCGAGTACCCCAGGCCGCCCCTGCCTCCGAAGACCCCCGACCTTCTCTTCGAATCGGTCCTCAAAGGCCTCAAGCGCCGCCGGAAGATCTAGCTTCGAACCTTCGGGATTGCCCGCTTGGCTTATTAAAGGATATGGCATAATCCTTTATTAAGGCTTGGACTTATTAAACTCTCTTTCGCAGGGTTTCCGTCATGCAGCGAGGCCCCAGCGGCACCTGGGTTGTCGGTCCCTCGGCGGGCGGGGAGAAATGGAAAGCCTTCGTTCCGAATTCTCTTCCGCCTGATCCTTCCCTCGAGATCGACGGCACGCTGCGTGAAGAGCTCGACGCAGCCTACCTCGCCCTGGGCCGTCTGGACGGCCTCACGGGGAGCCTTCCCGACACGGCCCTCTTTCTCTACAGCTACGTCCGGAAGGAGGCAGTCCTCTCCTCCCAGATCGAGGGAACTCAGTCTTCCCTGTCCGATCTGCTCCTGTTCGAAATGAAGGAAATGCCCGGTGTCCCGCGCGACGACGTGAGAGAGGTATCGAACTACGTCGCCGCCACGGAGCATGGCCTGCGCCGGCTCCGCTCCGGCTTTCCCCTGTCGAATCGCCTTCTGCGCGAGATGCACCAGAAGCTTGTCGCCAAAGGGCGCGGCAGCGAGAAACAGCCCGGAGAGCTCAGGACCAGCCAGAACTGGATCGGCGGGACCCGGCCCGGCAACGCCATGTTCGTTCCACCTCCAGCCGATCGCGTCGTGGAGTGCATGGGGGACCTCGAGAAGTTTCTCCATGATCAGCCTGCTCGGACCCCTGCACTCATCAAGGCGGCCCTGGCGCACGCCCAGTTCGAGACGATCCATCCCTTCCTGGACGGAAACGGCCGGATCGGCCGGCTCCTCGCCACCTTCATCCTGTGCTCGGAAGGCGTGCTGCGTGAGCCATTGCTCTACCTCAGCCTGTACCTGAAAGGCAATCGCGAGACCTATTACAGCCTGCTGCAGGGAACGCGCCTTCGCGGGGAATGGGAGGAATGGGTGTTCTTCTTCGTTCGGGGAGTCCGTCAGATGGCGGACGAGGCGATTCAGACGGCCGCCGCGCTCACGAACGTCTCAGAAAAGGATCGCGGCATCATCCAGGCGATGGGCAGGCGCGCCGGCTCGGCCCTGCGCATCCACAGCGAGCTGCAGCGTCGGCCGGTGCTCTCTATCCCCGTCGCGGCGAAGGCAGCCCGCTTGACCATCCCGACCGTCACCGCCGCGCTCGAAAGCCTGGTCGACGCCGGAATCGTCCGCGAGCTCACGGGACGCCGGCGCAATCGCCTCTTCGGCTACAAGCGCTATTTGAAGATTCTCAACGAGGGGACGGAGACCTAGGCTGACGCTGCG is a genomic window of Candidatus Polarisedimenticolia bacterium containing:
- a CDS encoding DNA recombination/repair protein RecA — its product is SGSWISYAETRLGQGREAARQLLKDNPDLCAEIEKKIRKKLGLLREDPAASAAAPGAAGKGEKEEEKKGRMPSPPDRPTRPPSLRA
- a CDS encoding site-specific integrase yields the protein MAAHRSSQVLKESAPRSFAALVAEFLEKHARQRRHYPTYKVNSNRLLEHFRGKDLQEIGPAQVEDYLSSRLATGISRATANRERALLSGIFSFAIRRGYYAGDNPCRKVKPFPESPGRDRYLTPEEAEALVGAASPRLRPILITALHTGGRLSEVLSLRWTDLDFIHGIVYFDRSSTKSGRQREVPMTPELAGVLEAWRGRRRRAGQTEEYVFTYRGKRVRGVRRSFARAREAAGLGPEVGFHTLRHTFASWYVINGGDLLRLQRFLGHSTLALTQRYAHLSKEFIKAGLQFIGAPAKDR
- a CDS encoding ribbon-helix-helix protein, CopG family; translated protein: MKRPRRATVRLDPELHRALREEAARNDRSISELVNTTLRRTLGEYPRPPLPPKTPDLLFESVLKGLKRRRKI
- a CDS encoding Fic family protein → MQRGPSGTWVVGPSAGGEKWKAFVPNSLPPDPSLEIDGTLREELDAAYLALGRLDGLTGSLPDTALFLYSYVRKEAVLSSQIEGTQSSLSDLLLFEMKEMPGVPRDDVREVSNYVAATEHGLRRLRSGFPLSNRLLREMHQKLVAKGRGSEKQPGELRTSQNWIGGTRPGNAMFVPPPADRVVECMGDLEKFLHDQPARTPALIKAALAHAQFETIHPFLDGNGRIGRLLATFILCSEGVLREPLLYLSLYLKGNRETYYSLLQGTRLRGEWEEWVFFFVRGVRQMADEAIQTAAALTNVSEKDRGIIQAMGRRAGSALRIHSELQRRPVLSIPVAAKAARLTIPTVTAALESLVDAGIVRELTGRRRNRLFGYKRYLKILNEGTET